In a single window of the Jaculus jaculus isolate mJacJac1 chromosome Y, mJacJac1.mat.Y.cur, whole genome shotgun sequence genome:
- the LOC123457071 gene encoding mitochondrial import inner membrane translocase subunit Tim8 B-like: MVELGEAEEAKLQRLLATEQQKVQFMAQVHGFMELCWDKCAEKSGNGLDSHTENCLSSCVDCFIDTTLAITSRFAQIVQKGQ, translated from the coding sequence ATGGTGGAGCTGGGTGAAGCTGAGGAGGCGAAGTTGCAGCGCCTGTTGGCCACTGAGCAGCAGAAGGTACAATTCATGGCTCAGGTGCATGGCTTCATGGAACTGTGTTGGGATAAGTGTGCGGAAAAGTCAGGAAATGGTCTAGATTCTCACACTGAAAACTGTCTCTCTAGTTGTGTGGACTGCTTCATTGACACTACTCTAGCCATCACCAGTCGGTTTGCCCAAATTGTACAGAAAGGACAGTAG